The stretch of DNA AATTCTCCGGAATCTCTAATTCCAAAGAAAAAGTATTTTTGGTCAGTTGTTCCTTTTTCGCTATTTTTAACCAATGAAACTGCGTAAGTTTCCCCTTATAGATTTGTTGTTGTTCCATACTTCTATTCAAAAATAGCTAAAAAATAATTATGAAAAAGATAATTTTATCCACGCTTATTCTAGCAGCTCTTTCCAGTTGTAAAAAAGAAAGCTCAAAAACAGAAGGCTCGACAGTGTCTAATGACTCCATTTCTGTAACAGAAAAACCGGGTTCTGAAACCAGTACTTATATTTCCAAAGAAGTCGCACCGGAAAAAATCGGTGATTATCTTGCTAAAAATAATGACACCTTATACATTACTAATTTTTTTGCAACATGGTGTGGCCCATGCATGAAAGAAATCCCGCATTTTAAGAAAAAAATGGAGGAACTCAAAGGTCAGCCCGTAAAATTTACTTTCGTGAATTTG from Chryseobacterium piperi encodes:
- a CDS encoding TlpA family protein disulfide reductase gives rise to the protein MKKIILSTLILAALSSCKKESSKTEGSTVSNDSISVTEKPGSETSTYISKEVAPEKIGDYLAKNNDTLYITNFFATWCGPCMKEIPHFKKKMEELKGQPVKFTFVNLDEKSEWNTSVKRFAQENDLANNIVLLDGKKLDQNFFPKNFKQWDGGSIPFTYMRKGTKTDEFLGMMSEDMLNSKINSFLK